In a single window of the Alphaproteobacteria bacterium LSUCC0684 genome:
- the ccoS gene encoding cbb3-type cytochrome oxidase assembly protein CcoS, with the protein MTVLLTLIPLSLLLGLFGLAAFVWSVRDNQYDDPEGEAHRILDPRFDEAPGDDRLEDT; encoded by the coding sequence ATGACAGTTCTTCTGACGCTGATCCCTCTGTCCCTGTTGCTGGGCCTGTTTGGGCTTGCCGCTTTTGTCTGGTCTGTCAGGGATAATCAATACGATGATCCCGAAGGCGAAGCCCACCGTATCCTTGACCCAAGATTTGATGAGGCGCCAGGTGATGACAGGCTGGAAGATACCTGA
- a CDS encoding extracellular solute-binding protein: protein MFKKRFLALVAGAFAFSATHVHAAGELNIFNWGNYTSPELIKKFEETYDVKVTITDYDSNDTALAKIRAGAHGFDMAVPSASYMPIWISEGLLLETNPSGMSNYQNVRDEFKSPEWDPGHRYSVPYQWGTVGVIVDTSLYNGDINSWSMVFDPPEALSGKINVAPEMKDLIDAALKYTGGDPCTSDKGALKKARDVLIKAKPHWLSMDYGVIEKFAGRDLGASLYWNGAAFRAREKNADVRFGYPREGYPMWMDAVVVLKDAKNVENAKLFQNFLMEPENAALASAFARYANGIKGSEPFMPDDMKGAPEVEIAAEHIPNGFFSKTCSPEVTEMYSAIWTELQK from the coding sequence ATGTTCAAAAAACGGTTTTTGGCTCTTGTGGCAGGTGCTTTTGCTTTTTCAGCAACACATGTTCACGCCGCTGGAGAGTTGAATATTTTCAACTGGGGGAACTACACCAGCCCGGAGCTGATCAAGAAGTTTGAAGAAACCTACGACGTCAAAGTCACCATTACCGACTATGACTCAAACGACACGGCGCTTGCCAAGATTCGCGCCGGCGCCCATGGCTTTGATATGGCGGTTCCGTCGGCCAGTTACATGCCGATCTGGATCAGCGAAGGGCTGCTGCTGGAAACAAACCCCAGCGGAATGTCCAATTATCAAAATGTGCGCGATGAATTTAAGAGTCCCGAATGGGACCCCGGCCATCGCTATTCGGTACCGTATCAGTGGGGAACGGTCGGCGTGATCGTCGATACCTCTCTTTATAATGGTGATATCAACAGCTGGTCCATGGTGTTTGACCCGCCAGAAGCCCTTTCCGGCAAGATCAATGTTGCACCTGAAATGAAAGATCTGATTGACGCCGCGCTCAAATATACAGGCGGTGATCCCTGCACCAGCGACAAGGGTGCCCTGAAAAAGGCGCGCGATGTCCTGATCAAAGCCAAGCCGCATTGGCTCTCCATGGACTATGGTGTCATCGAGAAATTTGCCGGCCGTGACCTGGGTGCCTCACTTTACTGGAACGGGGCGGCATTCCGCGCCCGGGAGAAGAACGCCGATGTCCGCTTCGGGTATCCGAGAGAAGGCTATCCCATGTGGATGGATGCGGTGGTTGTTCTTAAAGATGCCAAGAATGTCGAAAACGCAAAGCTCTTCCAGAACTTTCTGATGGAGCCGGAGAATGCCGCTCTGGCATCGGCTTTTGCGCGCTACGCAAACGGCATCAAAGGGTCCGAGCCCTTCATGCCGGACGACATGAAAGGTGCGCCTGAAGTTGAGATTGCCGCAGAGCATATCCCCAACGGTTTCTTTTCAAAGACATGTTCACCCGAAGTTACCGAAATGTATTCGGCCATCTGGACAGAGTTGCAGAAGTAA
- a CDS encoding DUF3108 domain-containing protein has translation MYQQLKSISFRGVIIALLVMWLSYPAIAGERRLDVKYQIQWGNLDIAEMEANWIFTRTSFEMTGKARSLGALSTFRKFRGLTYAKGTIRNNEFFPEMIDIRSSRKGKTRQANARWNAAAEMISTTRNPELDLNEVHPIENEFLTNSIDPLTAMLRSLATIDRDDKCGGTYQIYDGLRTSQLTLYDLGKDHIKADRPSAFSGNVWKCGVVSKPTGGHRLKSRWRKKDPKKDDVIVFLGAVDDQILPVRIEIKTILGSLITRLVM, from the coding sequence ATGTATCAGCAACTGAAATCCATTTCTTTTCGGGGGGTGATTATAGCCCTGCTGGTGATGTGGTTGTCGTATCCGGCCATCGCTGGTGAGCGAAGACTTGATGTGAAATATCAAATTCAGTGGGGCAATCTCGATATTGCAGAAATGGAAGCAAACTGGATCTTCACCCGAACTTCCTTTGAAATGACCGGCAAGGCCAGATCACTGGGCGCGCTTTCAACCTTCAGGAAATTCAGGGGATTAACCTATGCAAAGGGCACCATCAGGAATAATGAATTCTTCCCTGAAATGATCGACATCCGGAGCTCGCGCAAAGGGAAAACCAGACAAGCTAATGCCCGCTGGAATGCAGCAGCAGAAATGATCAGCACAACCAGAAACCCTGAACTGGATCTCAATGAAGTGCACCCGATAGAAAATGAATTCCTTACCAATTCGATTGATCCACTAACAGCCATGCTCAGATCGCTTGCTACCATCGACCGGGACGACAAATGCGGCGGCACATATCAGATTTATGATGGTCTTAGAACCAGCCAACTGACCTTGTATGATCTCGGGAAAGACCATATCAAAGCCGATCGTCCATCAGCTTTCAGCGGCAATGTCTGGAAATGCGGTGTCGTCAGCAAGCCGACCGGCGGCCATCGCCTGAAATCTCGCTGGCGCAAAAAAGACCCTAAAAAAGATGATGTGATCGTTTTTCTTGGTGCTGTCGATGATCAGATTTTACCTGTCAGAATAGAAATCAAAACAATTCTGGGAAGCCTCATTACAAGGCTGGTTATGTAG
- a CDS encoding formylglycine-generating enzyme family protein → MMYPKVILVVVLMASPAWGSEEIPLDKTEVTIGQFSRYVEATGKITKAEKTGGMVYEDGWTTKPGWNWQTPYGVQSHPDEPAVHLTYDEAQAYCQWLGKRLPSRDEWIRFGYTEMREKPAAPFQAGTTYPYPTGKSPEGANCLADCGSMTGNPYDKTDYSIHLDRGYGHARAGSTTAGVNGLYDMGANVWEWATIDDDTHQATMGGSWWYGDRQMKADYNATKPRDMAVVYIGFRCISN, encoded by the coding sequence ATGATGTATCCAAAGGTCATTCTTGTTGTTGTTCTGATGGCTTCACCGGCATGGGGGAGCGAGGAAATCCCCTTGGACAAAACCGAAGTCACGATCGGCCAGTTTTCAAGATATGTCGAAGCTACAGGCAAGATAACCAAAGCGGAAAAGACCGGCGGAATGGTTTATGAAGATGGATGGACCACAAAGCCCGGCTGGAATTGGCAAACACCTTATGGTGTCCAAAGTCATCCGGATGAGCCAGCCGTTCACCTAACCTATGATGAAGCCCAGGCCTATTGTCAGTGGCTTGGCAAGCGTCTGCCAAGTCGCGATGAATGGATCCGCTTTGGCTATACCGAGATGCGGGAGAAACCTGCCGCGCCTTTTCAGGCAGGCACAACCTATCCCTACCCGACCGGAAAAAGCCCCGAAGGAGCGAATTGCCTTGCAGATTGCGGCTCCATGACCGGAAATCCATATGATAAGACGGATTATTCCATCCACCTTGATCGCGGATATGGCCACGCAAGGGCTGGCTCAACAACGGCAGGGGTCAACGGTCTTTATGATATGGGGGCGAATGTCTGGGAATGGGCAACCATCGACGATGACACCCATCAGGCCACCATGGGGGGATCGTGGTGGTATGGGGATCGCCAGATGAAAGCTGATTATAATGCCACCAAACCAAGAGACATGGCCGTGGTCTATATAGGTTTCAGATGTATCAGCAACTGA